Genomic window (Elstera cyanobacteriorum):
GATTCAACGATGCCGCCGAAGTGCTGGCCTTCGATCATTTGATCGGCGTGTTCGGCGATGAGGCCGAACAGATGATTCTCGACATCTGGCGCCGGATGGTCGAGGGCGAGAATGGCGTCATCCTCCATCGGCTGCCAACTCGGCGCCAGAATGGTCAGCGCATCTGGGTGGACGTGTTTGCCCGCGCTATCCGCTGGGACGGGCGGCAGGCGATGCAGGTGACGCTGATCGACGTGACCCAGCGCACCCTAGCCGAAGAGGCGCTGGAGGCCTCCAATCGGGCGCTGGAGGCGGCCCGCGCGCAGGCGGAGGAGGCGGACCGGGCCAAGGGGCAGTTTTTGGCCGTCATGAGCCACGAATTGCGCACGCCGCTGACAGGGGTGATCGGCATGGCCGATCTGCTGCTCGATACCGCCCTTGATGCCGAACAGGCGACCTATGCGACGACGCTCAAAACCTCCGCCCAAAGCCTGCTGACCTTGCTGAACGATATTCTCGATCTTTCAAAGATCGAAGCGGGCGGGTTGGTGCTGGAAGAAATCGATTTCGACCTGATCGAGCTTTTGGATGGGGTGGTCGCGCTCTATCGCGGGCGGGCGCAGGAAAATCGTACCGCGCTGCGGGTTGAAACCGATCCAGATAGGCCGCGTTTTCTGCGGGGCGATCCAACCCGGTTGCGCCAAATTCTGCTGAACCTGATCGGTAATGCGGTGAAGTTTACCCAGGCAGGGCAGGTGACGGTGCAGGCGGCGGTTGAACCAGCGGAAAGCGGGATGCGGCTGATCCTGTCGGTCGCCGATACGGGCATCGGCATTACCCCCGAGCAGCAGGCGCGGCTGTTTCAGCCCTTCGTACAGGCCGACGCCTCGACAACCCGCAAGTATGGCGGTACCGGCCTGGGGCTCGCCATCTGTCGGCGCTTGGCGGAGGCGATGGGCGGAACCATCGGCGTAACGTCCCGCCCCGGTGCGGGGGCGACCTTCACCGTCAGCGTGCCGATCCGCGCGGGGGCCGATGCCTCGCCCTTGCCCGATCCGCAGGCGGCGGCAATCACCGCCTGTCGGTTGTTGGTGGCGGAGGATAACGAGGTAACGCGCACGCTGTTGCGCCTGATGCTCACCCGCCACGGCCATACGGTGGTGACGGCCGAGAATGGGCGGGAGGCGGTGGCCGCCGTGCAGGATGCCGGGCCGTTCGATCTGGTGTTGCTCGATATGCAGATGCCGGAAATCGACGGTGTTGCGGCGGCACGGGTCATCCGGTCGCTCGCGGGGCCGGAAGCCCAAGTCCCGCTGATCGCCCTGACCGCCGACCCAACGCCAGAAGTGCGGGCGGCCTGCACGGAAGCGGGCATTGATCTCGTGCTGGCGAAACCCATCGACTGGCCCAGTCTGATGCTGGCGATGGCGCAACTGATGCCCGGCCAGCGCGAGGCGCTGCCGCTGCCAGCGGCGCCCGTCGCGGTGGAGGAGGCGCCCGTGCTCGATGCCGTCGTTGCCGTTACCCGCGAAGCGCAATTGGGGCCACTCGGGGTGAAAATCCTCTGGGCGGAGGCCCCGGCCAGCTTTGGCGAGGCGCTGGCCCGTTTGGGACGGGCACAACGCTCGCAGGATTGGGGGCAATGGGACCAAACGCTGACCGGGCTGGCGACCCTGGCCGATGGTCTGGGGGCGCCCCGGCTGGCGGCGGTTGCCCGGCAGGCGCTTCTGCCGGTCTCTCAGCCCTTGACTGCCGGGCAGGCCCAGCGGGTTATCGACCGGTTGACTGCTGCGGCGAAGGCCACGCTCAGCGCCGCCGACCAGCCGGGCTTACCCGCTTAAGTCAGTTTCCCAAAAGCCGCGTGACATGGCCCATCTTGCGGCCTGGACGGGCTTCCGCCTTACCGTAAAGATGCAGCTTTGCACGCGGATCGGCCAGAATCGCCCGCCATTGATGAACCTGATCGCCGATCAGATTCTGCATCACGCAGTCGGTCAGCCGTTCGGTGGACCCCAGCGGCAGCCCGCAGATGGCGCGCACCAATTGTTCGAATTGACTGGTGACGCAGGCATCCAGCGTCCAATGACCGGAGTTGTGTGGGCGCGGCGCCAGCTCGTTGACCAGCAAGTCCCCGTTCGCCGTCACAAAAAGCTCGACGCAGAGGACGCCGATCAGGTCGATGGCCTCGGCGATTTTACGGGCGAGGTCTTGCGCCTTGGCCGCCCCATCGGCGGGTAAAGGCGCGGGAACGATGGTTTCGGCGAGAATATGGTTCTCGTGGCGGTTCTGCACCGGCACATAGCAACTCATGCCGCCATCAAGCCCGCGCGCGACGATGACCGAGGCTTCGTAAGCGAAATCGACGAATTTTTCGACGATGCCGACCGACGCGCCCATCTGCCGCCAAGCGGTGGCGAGATCGCTGTCTTCCAGGATTTTCGCTTGGCCTTTGCCGTCATAGCCCATGCGGCTGGATTTCAGCACGCTCGGGCGTCCAACCTCCGCCACCACTTCCGCCATGCGGTCGAAGGCGGAGACCCCCCGGTAGCGGGTGGTGGGAACGCCGATGCGCGCCAGAAAGTCTTTCTCGTTCAGCCGGTCTTGCGTGATGCGCAGCACGCGCGGGTTCGGGCGCACCGGCAGCAGTTCGGCGAGAAAACTGACTGGTTCGACGGGGATATTCTCGAACTCATAGGTCACCACGTCGCAGTCGGCGGCAAAGCGGGCCAGCGCGTCGCGATCCTCATAGGCCGCCGTGGTCGTCTTGCTGGCGACTTGGGCGGCAGGCGGATCATTTTCCGGCGCATAGATATGGGTGCGATAGCCCAGGCTGGCGGCGGCTTGGGCGATCATGCGCCCGAGCTGACCGCCGCCGAGAATGCCAATCGTGCTACTGGGGGCGAGGATCGGATCGGTCATCGCAGCCTCAACGCCCCGTCTTTTGCCAATAGGGATCGTCCTCATCCTCTGGGCTATCGGCGACATTGGCGGTCTGGCGGGCGCGCCAGGCATCGAGCCGTTCGGTCAAGGCGGCGTCGTTGAGCCCGAGGACGGATGCCGCGAGCAGCGCGCTATTCACCGCACCCGCCTTGCCAATCGCCAGCGTGCCAACCGGGATGCCGCCCGGCATCTGGACGATGGAGAGCAGGGAATCCATGCCCTTCAGCGCATGGCTTTCGACGGGAACGCCGAAGACCGGCAGGCTGGTCAGCGCCGCCACCATGCCCGGCAGATGCGCCGCGCCGCCTGCGCCCGCGATAATGACCTTCAGCCCGCGCCCGCGCGCGTCCTTGGCGTATTGATACAGCCGGTCCGGGGTGCGGTGGGCCGAGACGATGCGCACCTCGTGCGGCACATCTAGGGCTTGGAGGGTTTCGGCGGCGTGGCGCAAGGTGGCCCAGTCGCTCTGACTGCCCATGATGATGCCGACCAACGGCGAGCTGCTCATGAAAACGCATCCCCCTTAAAGAAAAGAGGCGCGCATTATAAAGCCCTAGGCCCCCCTGGCAATGCCAGACGGCGGCGGTTAGGCAATAATATCGGGCAAAAGCGCGCTTTCGAGCTTATGGATCTGGTCCTTCAGCACCAGTTTGCGCTTTTTCAGGCGTTGAACTTGCAAAAGATCGACACTATCCCGCCGCTCGATCAAGCGGTCGATCACCTCGTCGAGGTCGCGATGTTCCAGCCGCAGTTCTTCGAGCTTGCGGCTTAATTGTTCGATATCGTCGATCATAATGCCAATCAGGTCACACCCCGGGGGCCGACAGAAAGGCCTTATACCATGAAAAAAATCGCCCGCGCATCTTTCGTGTGCGGTAAAGCGATAAGCGAGTCTTGCTGCTGGTTCTTGCCACAATTCGTGGGTAGGCTTTTTCCTGGTTTCGGCAGAAACCGGGTGGGGCGATCCCGCCTCACCGTCCCACGATGGAGGGAGAGACGCATGGCATCTTTTGACCGGGTTAAGTCGTTGCAGGCTAAGCATGCACAACTCGAGTCCCTGCTCGATCGGGAGCGAACCCGCCCCGAACCCGATGCCGTGATGGTTCGCAACCTTAAACGTGAAAAATTACGAATTAAGGACGAAATTGCGCGCATGGCGTGACAATCGGACCTTAACGGCTTTAGGAGAGCTAATCGCTGCCCGTCGATCCCTCGGATCGACGGGTTTTTAATGGGTAAAGCGGCTATCGTATGATGAATGGCAGGCCTGCCAGCGCGATCAATCATAATTAATACATTTTTAGATATTTAATTTCACAGTGGCGCCCGACAAAAGGGGAGGGGCGCAATGACGATCCGGGCGAAGATCTTGGCGATGGTGGTGGCGAATGCCACGCTGATCGTCCTTATGGTGGGCGGCGCCTTCTGGACCCTACGGCATCAGTCGGGTGAATTGACCCGTGCCAACCGCGAGACGGTGCAGCCGATGCCGGATATTGTTGCCCTGGCCGATACGATCAAAAGTATCGAGGTCAATATCGTCGAAGTGCAGCAGTTCCTGACCGACGTTTCGGCGACCCGCGATCCCGATGCGTTCGAAGACGCCGAACAAAACGCCAAGGGCTTCGAAGAAAACAGCCGCAAGGCCCTTGCCCTAGCAAAGCAGCTCAACCTGACGGAGCTTATTGCGCCACTCCAGGCTATCCAAGGCGCGTTCCCCGCCTTCTACGACCTCGGCAAGCAGATGGCGCAAGCCTATCTCGATGAAGGGACCGAGGGCGGCAATCGCTTCATGCGCAAGTTCGACGGGGTGGCGCTGAAGATGGCCGAACGGATGGCCGCGCTGGCGGATGTCACCCACGGTGCCGTCGAAACTTCGACCCAGCGTCTGACAGGCGATATGCAGGATCTCGTCGAGGAAGGGGACCGGCTGCTGTCCCTGGTGCTGATCGCCGGTCTGCTGGCGGTGGCGGGGAGCTTGGCCCTGGCGGTCGGCTTCCTCGCCTGGGTCACGCGGCCGCTGACCCGGGTAGAGCAAGCAATGCACCGGTTGGCCGGGGGGGATCTCGAAACCCCGCTGCCGCAGCATCGTCACCGCGACGAAGTGGGCACGATGATCAATGCGCTGGAGGTGTTCCGCACGGCAGAACAGGACCGCCGCGCGCTTACCCAAGCGCAGGCCGATCAGGACGCGGCGGCCGCGGTCGAGCGTAAAACCCTGCGGGAAACCCTCGCGGCGCAGTTCCAATCGACCATTGGAACGCTGATCCGCCAGCAGGCTGAAGCGGCGGAAGCCTTGCGCGCCAGTTCGCAAGCGATGGCGGTGGCGAGCAAGCAGACCGTTCAGCAGGCCGCGACCGTGGCGACTTTGGCCGATGATACCGCCGACAATGTGAAGACGATTGCCGCTGCGACGGAAGAACTCGCCGCCTCGGTCGGGGAAATCGGCGCCCAGGTGGGCCGTTCGACCGATATTCACGAGCGCGCCCGTGCTCAGTCCGAAAAGGCTGATACGGAAGTCTGGCAGCTGACCCATGCCGCCCAGCAGATCGGTGACGTCGTGAACCTTATTCAGTCGATTGCCGGTCAGACCAACCTGCTGGCGCTGAATGCGACCATCGAGGCGGCGCGGGCCGGGGAGGCGGGGAAAGGCTTTGCCGTCGTCGCCTCGGAAGTCAAAAGCCTTGCCAATCAAACCTCTGGCGCGACGCAGGATATCATCGCCCGCATCGGCGATATTCAAGCCTCGGTCGAAGCGTCGGCCGGGGCGCTGAAGCTGGTGTCCGATACAGTGGGCAGCAGCCACGAGATCGCCACCTCGATTTCCTCCGCCGTGACGCAGCAAGGTATGAGTGCCCAGGAAATTGCGCGTCATGTGCAGGAGGCGTTTCAGCGCACCGCATCGGTCAGCAGTACGGTCGTCGAAATTCGTCAGGCCGCCAGCAAGACCGGCGACGCGGCAACCGATGTGCTAAGCGCCGCCAATAGCCTTGCCGAGCAGGCCAAGCGGTTGGACCACGAGGTCGAAGGCTTCGTAAAAACCGTTCTTGCGGTTTAGCGCCGAACGGGCGCCGGTTGGTCCGGCGCCCGTTCCTGCTTTTACAGAGCCTTCGCCTGATCGCGCAGAATGAACTTCTGCACTTTGCCAGTCGAGGTTTTCGGCAGGGCACCGAAGACGATGGTTTTCGGAACTTTGAAGCCCGCCAGATGCTGGCGGCAATGGGCGATAATCTCCGCCTCCGTCGCCGTCGATCCGTCCTTTAGCAGCAAGAAAGCACAGGGGGTTTCGCCCCATTTCTCGTCGGGCCGGGCGACCACGGCGGCTTCCAGCACGTCCGGGTGCTGATAGAGCACGCCTTCCACTTCGATGGTCGAGATATTCTCGCCGCCGGAGATGATGATGTCCTTCGACCGGTCTTTAAGGGCGATATACCCGTCTGGGTCGAGGACCGCGAGGTCGCCGGTATGGAACCAGCCGCCCGCGAAGGCCTTTTCCGTTGCGCTGGGGTTCTTCAGATAGCCCAGCATGGTGATATTGCCGCGAATGAAAACTTCGCCCAGGGTTTTGCCGTCGGCGGGCACAGGTTCCAGCGTATCGGGATCGGCGACCATCAATCCGGCCTGAAGCTGATAGCGCACGCCCTGACGGGCTTTCAACCGTGCGCGTTCTTCGACCTGCAGGGCATCCCATTCCTGCTTCCAGGCGCAATAGACCACCGGGCCGTAAACCTCGGTCAGCCCATAGACATGGGTGATGGAAAAACCTTGGGTTTCCATCGCCTGGATGACGCTGGCGGGCGGCGGCGCGGCGGCGGTCATCACCTCCACCTTATGGGGTAGCGGGCGACGGTCGGCAGGCTTAGCGTGGATCAGCATATTCATGACGATGGGCGCGCCACACAGATGCGTCACACCGTAATCGGCAATGGCGTTATAGATCGACGCCGCGTCCACCCGCCGCAGACAGACGTGGGTGCCTGCTTGCAAGGTGATCGTCCAGGGAAAACACCAGCCGTTGCAATGGAACATCGGCAGGGTCCAGAGGTAGACCGGGTGCCGGGGCATCGACCAGACCACGGCATTATTCACCGCGTTTAGGTAAGCGCCGCGATGGTGATAGACGACGCCTTTCGGATCGCCCGTGGTGCCGGAGGTATAGTTGAGCGCCATCGGCGACCATTCGTCGTCGATCGCTGGGGTGGTGAAGGCCGGATCGCCCGCCGCCAGCCAACTATCGAACTCAATCTCGCTCAGGCGCGGGCCGGGGGCATGGGCCTGCGGGTCCAGCACATCAATCGCGGGCGGGGCGTTTTCCACCTGAGCCAGGGCGGCGGCGGTGAGCGCGCTGAAATCGCTATCGACGATCAGCAGCTTCGAGTCGCCATGCCGAAGCTGGAAGGCGATGGTGGCAGCGTCAAGCCGGGTGTTGAGCGTGTTCAGCACGGCGCCCAGCATCGGCACGGCATAATGCAGCAACACCATCGGCGGCGTGTTTGGCAGGATTGCCGAGACCGTGTCGCCCGCCGTGATCCCGCGCGCGGCGAGTTGCGACGCCAACTGCCGGACGGCGGTGCGCATCTCGGCATAGGTCCAGCGCGTGTCGCCATGCACAATGGCGGTAACATTTGGATAGGTCGCGGCGGTCCACTCGAGAAAATCGACCGGCGTTAGCGCGGCGCCATTGGCGGCACAGCGCATCAAACCCTCATGAGCCATAGTTCCCCTCTCCCCTTTTTATACGTCCTACCGGCCTTTGGCCTGCTTGAGGACGGGTTTATCCGTCCTCTCGGCCCCCGACCTGCTGCGAAGTGTCGCGCGGCATCCCCTCCGCTTGTGACCCGCAGAACGCTATGATTAATCCAGATCGAACCATAACGCGGCGTGGGAAGACAGAAAATTGTCGTCACCCGCGCCTAAAGTCGCAGGGGGGAAGCGATGGGCTATCAACAGGTTTACGATCAGGCGTGGAACGATCCCGAAGCCTTCTGGGGCCAAGCGGCGCAGGCGGCGGATTGGTTTAGCCCGTGGACGCAGGTTCTCGACCGCGACGCCAGCCCGGGCGGGCGCTGGTTCGTCGGGGCCACGACCAATGTCTGCCATAATGCGCTGGACCGGCACGTCGCCGCCGGGCGCGGCGATCAGACGGCGCTGATCTATGATTCGGCGATGACCGGCACGGTCGAGCATTACACCTATGCCGATCTGACCGAGAAAGTCGCGAAACTCGCCGGGGCGCTCGCGGCCCTGGGGGTTGGCAAGGGCGACCGGGTGCTGGTCTATATGCCGATGATCCCGGAAGCGGCGATGGCGATGCTCGCCTGCGCGCGGCTGGGGGCGGTGCATTCGGTGGTGTTTGGCGGTTTTGCCGCGACCGAGTTGAAGACCCGGATCGAAGACGCCAAGCCGAAGGTTATCCTCTCCGCCTCCTGCGGGCTGGAGCCGGGGCGCACCATTGCCTATAAGCCCCTGCTGGATGCGGCGCTGGCCATGTCCGCCCATAAGCCTGCCCGCGTGCTGGTGCATCAGCGCCCGCAGTTGATTGCCCCGCTTGATCCGGCGCGCGATACCGACTGGGCCGCAGCGGTGGCTGCCGCCGATCCCGCGCCCTGCACGCCGGTCGAGGCGACCGATCCGCTTTATGTCCTCTATACCTCCGGCACGACCGGGGTGCCGAAGGGGGTGGTGCGCGATAGCGGCGGCTATATGGTGGCGCTGCTGTGGAGCCTGAAGAATATCTACGGGCTGACGCCGGGCGAGGTGATGTTCACCGCGTCGGACGTGGGTTGGGTGGTCGGCCATTCTTATATCGTCTATGGCCCGCTGCTTTACGGGGCGACCACGGTTCTTTACGAAGGCAAGCCGGTCGGCACGCCCGATGCCGGGGCCTTTTGGCGCATTATTCAGCAGCATAAGGTGAGCGTGCTGTTTACGGCGCCGACGGCGTTCCGGGCGATCAAGCGCGACGATCCCACCGGGGCGCTGATGGGGGATTACGATCTCAGCAGTTTCCGCGCGCTGTTTTTGGCTGGGGAACGCTGCGACCCCGATACGCTGCACTGGGCGCAGGATCGGGTGAAGGTGCCGGTGGTCGATCATTGGTGGCAGACAGAAACCGGCTGGCCGGTCGCCGCGAACTGCCTGGGGCTGGAGCCGAAGCCGGTCAAACCGGGATCGCCGACAACGGCGGTGCCGGGCTGGAAGGTGGATGTGCTGAATTCCGAAGGCCAGCCGCTGCCCGCCGGGGAAATCGGCGCGCTTGCCCTAAAGCTGCCGCTGCCGCCGGGTGCCTTGCCGACCCTGTGGGAGAATGACGCCGGGTTCCGCAAATCCTATCTGACCGATTATCCCGGCTATTATAAGACCGGCGACGCAGGGTTTGTGGATGACGAGGGCTATGTCTTCGTCATGAGCCGCATCGACGATATTATCAATGTCGCCGGCCATCGCCTCTCGACCGGTGGGATGGAAGAGGTGCTGGCGGCCCATCCCGATGTTGCCGAATGCGCGGTGATCGGCGTGGCCGACGATCTGAAGGGCCAAGTGCCGCTGGGGCTGCTGGTACTGAAAGCCGGGGTCAGCCGCCCCGCCGCCGAGATCGAGAAAGAGGCGGTGGCCCTTGTGCGCGACAAGATCGGCCCGGTCGCGGCTTTCAAGACGGCGCTGGTGGTGCCGCGCTTGCCGAAAACCCGCTCCGGCAAAATTCTGCGCGGCACAATGCAGAAAATCGCCGATGGGCAAGAGTATAAGATGCCCGCGACGATTGACGATCCCGGCGCGCTGGAGGATATCAGCGATAAGCTTCAGACGGTCGGCTATGCCCAAAGCGGGGCGGGGGCCGCGTCGTAACCGGAAAAGGATCGGCCATGCAGCTTCAGGATAAGGTCGCCCTCGTCACGGGGGCGGCCTCCGGCATCGGGTTCGCCATTGCGGCGGCCTTCGTTGCCGAAGGGGCCAAGGTGCTGCTGGCCGATGTGAACCGGGAGAAGGGGGAGGCAGCGGCGCGGTCCTTGGGCGAGGCCGCCGCTTTCACAATCTGCGATGTCGGCGATAAGGCTTCTGCCACGGCGGCCGTGGCGGCGGCGGTGGCGCGCTTTGGGCGTCTCGATATTCTGGTGAATAACGCCGGGATCATCCATCCCGCCGAGTTCCTGGACTTGGCGGAGGAGGATTTTGACCAGGTGCTGCGGGTGAACCTGAAGGGGGCCTTCCTTTGTGCCCAAGCCGCCGCGCGGCAGATGGTGGCCCAGGCGGCGGGCGGGGCGATCATCAACCTCAGCTCCGTCAATGCCGTGATGGCGATCCCCAATCAGACCGCTTACAATGTTTCGAAAGGCGGCGTTACGCAGCTTACCCGCAATGCCGCCCTCGCCCTGGCGCCGCACGGGATCCGCGTTAATGCCATTGGCCCCGGCAGCATTCTGACCGATATGCTGGCGGTGGTGATGGATGACGAGGCGGCGAAAGCCCGCATCCTCTCGCGCACCCCGATGGGCCGCTGCGGCACGGTGGAGGAGATTGCCGCCATCGCTGTCTTCCTCGCCAGCCCGGCGGCGAGCTATATGACCGGCCAGACGCTCTACGCCGATGGCGGGCGTATGGCGCTGAACTATACGGTGCCCGCGCCGACTGCCTAAAAAATCCGCAACAGTGCCCCGGTGCCGGCGACAACGCTCCGGGGTCGG
Coding sequences:
- a CDS encoding PAS domain-containing hybrid sensor histidine kinase/response regulator, which gives rise to MPPPPAKSASHPDVTQQLLEEILEILPVNIFVRDTAGRFIYVNSQTARFIGLTPEEMIGYTVFDLYPPPIAQRFHEGDLAALAGEEVHLEDWIVPDPDETPRQYLLRKRAVEIGGKSIVIGASVDISDRLLAAHKLAESEARFRHLIEGSLQGILIISGRRAQFVNQAFVQIFGFNDAAEVLAFDHLIGVFGDEAEQMILDIWRRMVEGENGVILHRLPTRRQNGQRIWVDVFARAIRWDGRQAMQVTLIDVTQRTLAEEALEASNRALEAARAQAEEADRAKGQFLAVMSHELRTPLTGVIGMADLLLDTALDAEQATYATTLKTSAQSLLTLLNDILDLSKIEAGGLVLEEIDFDLIELLDGVVALYRGRAQENRTALRVETDPDRPRFLRGDPTRLRQILLNLIGNAVKFTQAGQVTVQAAVEPAESGMRLILSVADTGIGITPEQQARLFQPFVQADASTTRKYGGTGLGLAICRRLAEAMGGTIGVTSRPGAGATFTVSVPIRAGADASPLPDPQAAAITACRLLVAEDNEVTRTLLRLMLTRHGHTVVTAENGREAVAAVQDAGPFDLVLLDMQMPEIDGVAAARVIRSLAGPEAQVPLIALTADPTPEVRAACTEAGIDLVLAKPIDWPSLMLAMAQLMPGQREALPLPAAPVAVEEAPVLDAVVAVTREAQLGPLGVKILWAEAPASFGEALARLGRAQRSQDWGQWDQTLTGLATLADGLGAPRLAAVARQALLPVSQPLTAGQAQRVIDRLTAAAKATLSAADQPGLPA
- a CDS encoding 5-(carboxyamino)imidazole ribonucleotide synthase, translating into MTDPILAPSSTIGILGGGQLGRMIAQAAASLGYRTHIYAPENDPPAAQVASKTTTAAYEDRDALARFAADCDVVTYEFENIPVEPVSFLAELLPVRPNPRVLRITQDRLNEKDFLARIGVPTTRYRGVSAFDRMAEVVAEVGRPSVLKSSRMGYDGKGQAKILEDSDLATAWRQMGASVGIVEKFVDFAYEASVIVARGLDGGMSCYVPVQNRHENHILAETIVPAPLPADGAAKAQDLARKIAEAIDLIGVLCVELFVTANGDLLVNELAPRPHNSGHWTLDACVTSQFEQLVRAICGLPLGSTERLTDCVMQNLIGDQVHQWRAILADPRAKLHLYGKAEARPGRKMGHVTRLLGN
- the purE gene encoding 5-(carboxyamino)imidazole ribonucleotide mutase → MSSSPLVGIIMGSQSDWATLRHAAETLQALDVPHEVRIVSAHRTPDRLYQYAKDARGRGLKVIIAGAGGAAHLPGMVAALTSLPVFGVPVESHALKGMDSLLSIVQMPGGIPVGTLAIGKAGAVNSALLAASVLGLNDAALTERLDAWRARQTANVADSPEDEDDPYWQKTGR
- a CDS encoding YdcH family protein; translation: MIDDIEQLSRKLEELRLEHRDLDEVIDRLIERRDSVDLLQVQRLKKRKLVLKDQIHKLESALLPDIIA
- a CDS encoding YdcH family protein codes for the protein MASFDRVKSLQAKHAQLESLLDRERTRPEPDAVMVRNLKREKLRIKDEIARMA
- a CDS encoding methyl-accepting chemotaxis protein encodes the protein MTIRAKILAMVVANATLIVLMVGGAFWTLRHQSGELTRANRETVQPMPDIVALADTIKSIEVNIVEVQQFLTDVSATRDPDAFEDAEQNAKGFEENSRKALALAKQLNLTELIAPLQAIQGAFPAFYDLGKQMAQAYLDEGTEGGNRFMRKFDGVALKMAERMAALADVTHGAVETSTQRLTGDMQDLVEEGDRLLSLVLIAGLLAVAGSLALAVGFLAWVTRPLTRVEQAMHRLAGGDLETPLPQHRHRDEVGTMINALEVFRTAEQDRRALTQAQADQDAAAAVERKTLRETLAAQFQSTIGTLIRQQAEAAEALRASSQAMAVASKQTVQQAATVATLADDTADNVKTIAAATEELAASVGEIGAQVGRSTDIHERARAQSEKADTEVWQLTHAAQQIGDVVNLIQSIAGQTNLLALNATIEAARAGEAGKGFAVVASEVKSLANQTSGATQDIIARIGDIQASVEASAGALKLVSDTVGSSHEIATSISSAVTQQGMSAQEIARHVQEAFQRTASVSSTVVEIRQAASKTGDAATDVLSAANSLAEQAKRLDHEVEGFVKTVLAV
- a CDS encoding acyl-CoA synthetase, whose translation is MAHEGLMRCAANGAALTPVDFLEWTAATYPNVTAIVHGDTRWTYAEMRTAVRQLASQLAARGITAGDTVSAILPNTPPMVLLHYAVPMLGAVLNTLNTRLDAATIAFQLRHGDSKLLIVDSDFSALTAAALAQVENAPPAIDVLDPQAHAPGPRLSEIEFDSWLAAGDPAFTTPAIDDEWSPMALNYTSGTTGDPKGVVYHHRGAYLNAVNNAVVWSMPRHPVYLWTLPMFHCNGWCFPWTITLQAGTHVCLRRVDAASIYNAIADYGVTHLCGAPIVMNMLIHAKPADRRPLPHKVEVMTAAAPPPASVIQAMETQGFSITHVYGLTEVYGPVVYCAWKQEWDALQVEERARLKARQGVRYQLQAGLMVADPDTLEPVPADGKTLGEVFIRGNITMLGYLKNPSATEKAFAGGWFHTGDLAVLDPDGYIALKDRSKDIIISGGENISTIEVEGVLYQHPDVLEAAVVARPDEKWGETPCAFLLLKDGSTATEAEIIAHCRQHLAGFKVPKTIVFGALPKTSTGKVQKFILRDQAKAL
- a CDS encoding propionyl-CoA synthetase, coding for MGYQQVYDQAWNDPEAFWGQAAQAADWFSPWTQVLDRDASPGGRWFVGATTNVCHNALDRHVAAGRGDQTALIYDSAMTGTVEHYTYADLTEKVAKLAGALAALGVGKGDRVLVYMPMIPEAAMAMLACARLGAVHSVVFGGFAATELKTRIEDAKPKVILSASCGLEPGRTIAYKPLLDAALAMSAHKPARVLVHQRPQLIAPLDPARDTDWAAAVAAADPAPCTPVEATDPLYVLYTSGTTGVPKGVVRDSGGYMVALLWSLKNIYGLTPGEVMFTASDVGWVVGHSYIVYGPLLYGATTVLYEGKPVGTPDAGAFWRIIQQHKVSVLFTAPTAFRAIKRDDPTGALMGDYDLSSFRALFLAGERCDPDTLHWAQDRVKVPVVDHWWQTETGWPVAANCLGLEPKPVKPGSPTTAVPGWKVDVLNSEGQPLPAGEIGALALKLPLPPGALPTLWENDAGFRKSYLTDYPGYYKTGDAGFVDDEGYVFVMSRIDDIINVAGHRLSTGGMEEVLAAHPDVAECAVIGVADDLKGQVPLGLLVLKAGVSRPAAEIEKEAVALVRDKIGPVAAFKTALVVPRLPKTRSGKILRGTMQKIADGQEYKMPATIDDPGALEDISDKLQTVGYAQSGAGAAS
- a CDS encoding SDR family NAD(P)-dependent oxidoreductase, giving the protein MQLQDKVALVTGAASGIGFAIAAAFVAEGAKVLLADVNREKGEAAARSLGEAAAFTICDVGDKASATAAVAAAVARFGRLDILVNNAGIIHPAEFLDLAEEDFDQVLRVNLKGAFLCAQAAARQMVAQAAGGAIINLSSVNAVMAIPNQTAYNVSKGGVTQLTRNAALALAPHGIRVNAIGPGSILTDMLAVVMDDEAAKARILSRTPMGRCGTVEEIAAIAVFLASPAASYMTGQTLYADGGRMALNYTVPAPTA